The Streptomyces sp. NBC_01439 genome contains the following window.
GACCGTGCACACCCACTCGCGCACAGAACCGCGACCATCTTGCCCACCTGAGCCGCCCTACGCGCGCGCCACACCTGTTGACCATGTCAACGGATCTGTGTAACCCTCAGCAATAGTCATTGGTATACACTCCATCCGGAATGTATCCATCTGGCGCGTGACGGGTGAAACACGGGGAGGGGCAGTGACCCTGGAGACGGTGGACACGCGGTTCCGGATCACGGAATTCGTCGGGCGCGGGAACATGGGCGAGGTACACCGAGCCGAAGATCTTCATGCTGCCCCCGACTCCCCGCACAGGGAGGTCGCGATCAAGACAGTGCTGCGTGGGCGGACCGGGATCGCAGTCGACACCTCGGGGTCCAACACGGAGATCGACCGCTTCCGCCGCGAAGTGCGGATCATGCGCATGCTCTCCCACGGCCACCCGAACCTCACCCGTCTCATCGACGGTGGCGTCGACGAGACGCCGGGCGGCAGTGGTCTGCCCTACCTGGCCATGGAACTGCTGGACGGTCACCCGCTCGCCGATCTCATCGACGAGGAACCCCAGCTCCCGGTCTCCTGGGTCTGCGCCATCGGGGCGCAGATCGCCGCCGGTCTCACCGCCGCTCACACCGCCGGAGTCGTCCACCGCGATCTGAAGCCGGCCAATGTGATGCTGACCGGCGACGGCACCGTCAAGATCCTCGACTTCGGCATGGGCTCGATCGTCGACGACCCCGACCAGACGCGGCTGACGAGTACGGGCGTCAGCGTGGGCACGGCCCGCTACATGGCGCCGGAGCAGTTCCGGGCCGAACGCGTCTCCGGCCTCGCCGACCTCTACGCGCTCGGCTGCATCCTGTACGAACTCCTCATCGGGCAGCCGCCCTTCTCGGCGCGAACCCCGTACGAACTCTCCGAGCAGCACCAGCACGACCGACCGCCGATCCTGACCCTGGTACGTCCGGACCTCCCCGCAGAGCTGGTCCGCCTGGTGGACCGGCTGCTGGAGAAGGACTCCGAGCTGCGGCCCGAGAACGCCGCCCTGCTCCGTGACGTGCTGGTCCCGCTGGCGTTCGCGCCGGACGACACGGCCGCCCTGCTGGCTCCGCACTGGCAGGTGATGGATCCGGTGAAGCGGCTGCGCTCCCTGCTTCCCGAACGTGCCCCGGCAGCGCCCGTGCCCGTACCGCGCAGGCAGCCGCGGCTGCCCGAGACGATGGACGTCTTCGGCATCCACTCGGAGCTGATCAACGAGTACGAAAGCTTCACCAAGAGCGCGACGGTGATCCGGGACCCCCGTATCGAGGGCTTCGTCAAGGACGACCTGGCAAAGAAGTCCCAGTGGCCGGACCCGTGGTTGTCCTTGAATCCGTTCTTCGCGGACGGCGGGCAGGTCACGGATCTCGTCCGGGACGGCGTGCTGCACCCCCGGTGCGCCGAGATCTTCCAGGCGGGAAAGAAGGAGGGCGCGCGGCGTCCGGACGGCCGGCCGCTCACCTTCCACCTGCACCAGCGGCAGGCGATCGAGGCCGCCCAGGCCGGCGACTCCTACGTGCTGACCACGGGTACCGGTTCCGGCAAGTCCCTGTCGTACATCGTCCCGATCGTGGACCGCGTCCTCAAGGAGCGCGAGACGGCGGGCCCCCAAGCGGGGAACCGGGTCCGCGCGATCGTCGTGTACCCGATGAACGCCCTGGCCAACTCGCAGCTCATGGAGCTAGAGAAGTACCTGCGCCACGGCTTCGGCGCGGGCCACGAGCCGGTCACCTTCGCCCGCTACACCGGGCAGGAGTCCGACGAACAGCGCCGGGAGCTGCGCAAGAACCCTCCGGACATCCTGCTGACGAACTACGTGATGCTGGAGCTGATGCTGACCCGGCCGGACGACCGGTCGAGTCTCATCCGCATGGCGGACGGGCTGCAGTTCCTCGTCTTCGACGAGCTCCACACCTACCGGGGACGGCAGGGCGCCGACGTGGCGTTCCTGATCCGCAGGGTCCGCGAGGCATGCCGTGCCTCCGCCACCCTGCAGTGCATCGGCACCTCCGCGACCATGTCCACCGAGGGCTCCTGGGAGGACCAGCAGCGCGAGGTGGCCAAGGTCGCCGGACGGCTGTTCGGGACGACCCTGCTGCCGAAGCGCGTCATCGGAGAGACCCTCGTCCGGGCGACCGAGGAAGCTCCGGCGATCGTGCCCGCCGAACGCCTGCGGGTACCGGCAGCCCCTCTCTCGTACGAGGCTCTGACGAAGGACTCGCTGGCCCGCTGGCTGGAGTCGCGGTTCGGTCTGGAGCGCGAGAAGGAAACCGGGCGGCTGCGCCGTTGTGCCCCCGGGACCGTCGAGGCCGCGGCCGTCGATCTGGCCGACGAGTCCGGGGTATCCGAGGAGAAGGTCTGCGAGGCGATCCGCACCACGCTGGAGGCAGGCTCGCGGGCGAAGCACCCGGTGACGGAACGCCCCCTGTTCGCCTTCCGGTTGCACCAGTTCCTCTCCAAGGGCGACACCGTCTACACGACGCTGCAGGATCCGCTCAGCAGGCCGCTCACCCGTACGTACCAGCTGGAGCAACCGAACAGCGGCGGCATGCCGCTCTTCCCGCTGGCGTTCTGCCGGGAGTGCGGCCAGGAGTACCTGACCGTCTGGCGCACCGAGGACCAGGGTTCGTTCCGGTACGAGCCGCGCCGGGACACGTCCGCCTCGGGCGGCCGTGACGGCGAGGGATATCTGTACCTCGGCATCCCCGGCGAGGACTACGAATGGCCGGCGGATCCTCAGACGGCCGTGGACGACCGGCGGTTGCCGGAGTCGTGGCTGGAGCCCGACGCGCAGGGTGCGACCGTCGTCAAGAAGTCGTACCGCCCTCGGGTTCCCAAGCGCGTCATCGTGGATCCTTTCGGGAACGAGTCGGGAGATGGTCTGACGGCCGCGTTCGTCCCGGCGCCGTTCCTGTTCTGCGTGCACTGCCAGGTTTCCTACGAGCAGACGCGCGGCCGGGATTTCGCCAAGCTGGCCACGCTGGACCAGGAGGGCCGCTCCTCGGCCACCTCCCTGATCTCGGCGTCGATCGTCAAGTCCCTTCGGGCCGTACCCGAGGACAGTCTGGGCAAGGAGGCGCGCAAGCTCCTCACCTTCGTCGACAACCGCCAGGACGCCTCGCTCCAGGCCGGACACTTCAACGACTTCGCGCAGGTGACCCAGTTGCGCGGAGCCCTCTACGAGGCCGCCCTGCGGGCAGGTGAGGAAGGGCTGCACCACGACGACCTCGCCGAGGCGGTAACCGCCGTGATGGGGTTGTCGACGCGCGAGTACACCGGAGGGGCGTCCCTGGCCCCGTCGATGGAGCGCCGGGCGGCGAAGGCCTTCCGGGACGTCGTCGGGTACCGGCTCTACCGGGACCTGGAGCGCGGCTGGCGCATCACGATGCCGAACCTCGAACAGACCGGGCTGCTGAGGATCGACTACGAGGACCTGGCCTGGATCGCCGCGCAGCCGGACCGCTGGGAGTCCGCGCACGCGGAACTCCGCAACGCCGACCCCGCCCTGCGGGAGGAGGTCGCCCGGACGCTGCTCGACCACATGCGCCGGGCTCTCGCCATCGACGTCCAGTACTTCCGCGACGACTTCGACGCCCTGCAACGGGCGAGCGAGGAGCGCCTGACCGGTCCGTGGGTGCTCAGCGAGGGCGACCGGCCCGCGGTCGGCACCGCCTACCCGTACGGTTCGCGCCCGGGCATGGAGCGCACCGCTCTCTTCCTCTCCGCCCGGGGCAAGTTCGGCAAGTACCTCCGCCGGAACATGCCCGAGCTGCGCGAACTCCCTCCCGAGGACGTCCAGGGCATCATCGAGGACCTGTTGAAGGTGCTGCTCGCGGCGGAACTGGTCCGTGAGGTGGACGCGACGCCCGAGCGCTCCGGACCGGCATTCCGCCGCGCGGCCGCACAGAAGCGGACCGGATACCGGGTGTCGGCCGCGGCCCTCGTCTGGCGTGCGGGGAACGGCGAGCGCGGCGCGGTCGACCCGCTGGCCCGTACCTACAGCCAGGGCGAGGGACCCCGCGTCAACCCCTTCTTCCGCGACCTCTACCAGACGGCGGCGGCCGAGCTGGCAGGGCTGTTCGCCCGGGAGCACACCGCGCAGGTCACACCGGAGGACCGGCTGGAGCGCGAGCGGCAGTTCCGCAGCGCCGAGCTCCCGCTGCTGTACTGCTCGCCAACGATGGAGCTGGGCGTGGACATCTCCTCGCTCAACGCCGTCCTGATGCGCAACGTACCGCCCACGCCCGCGAATTACGCGCAGCGTTCGGGCCGGGCGGGCCGTTCCGGTCAGCCCGCGCTGGTGGCCACGTACTGCGCCACCGGCAACAGCCACGACCAGTACTACTTCCGCCGTTCCGAGAAGATGGTGGCCGGGCAGGTGACGCCGCCGCGTCTCGAGCTGGCCAATGAGGACCTGGTCCGCTCCCATCTGCAGGGCATCTGGCTGGCCGAGACCGGCATGAAGCTGGGGACCGCGATCCCGGACGTCGTCGATGTCGCCTATGACCCCGATGCCGGCGACCGGCCCGATCCGCAGATGGCGCTGCCGCTCGTCGACGGAATCTGCGACCTGTCGCTGGACGAGGGGGCTCGCCGCCGCGCCGCAACAGCAGCCCGTACCGTCCTCAACCCGCTGATCAATGATCTCGCCGCCACCACGTGGTGGTACGACGAGTGGATCGAGGACCGGATCGAGCGCGCCCCGCAGCGGTTCGACGAAGCCTTCAACCGCTGGCGCGAGCTGTTCCGGGCGGCTGTCATCGACCAGTACGAGCAGAACAGGCGCGTCGTCGACCACACCCTGTCGCAGGGCGAGCAGAGCCGGGCGCGTACCCGCCGCCGCGAGGCCGAGACGCAGACGAACCTGCTGCTGAACCGCTCGTCCGACAACAAGTCGGTGATGAGCGACTTCAACCCGTACCGGTACCTGGCGTCCGAGGGGTTCCTGCCCGGCTACAGCTTCCCGCGGCTGCCGCTGGCCGCGTACATTCCGCGCTCCGGCAACCGCCGCAACGCCGACGGCGACTATCTGCAGCGTCCCCGTTTCCTCGCGATCCGCGAGTTCGGCCCCGGGGCGCTCATCTACCACGAGGGTGCCCGCTACCAGGTCACCCGCGTTCAGTTGCCGCCGGACGCCTCGGGCGATCTGGCGACGGCGGAGGCGCGACGCTGCGACGGCTGCGGCTACCACTACGCGGTCAAGGTCGGCGCCGACGTCTGCGACATGTGCGCCGAGCCGCTGAGGAGCAAGCGGACCGGACTGCTGCACCTGCACACCGTGTACACCACGCCGCGCGAGCGGATCTCCTCGGACGAGGAGGAGCGCCGCCGGGCCGGTTTCCGGCTGGAGACCTCGTACGCCTTCCAGGAGCACGGCGCCCGCAAGGGACGTCTCACCTCACATGTCACCGACGTGGAAGGAGCACCCGTCCTCGACCTGGACTACGGCGATTCGGCGACCGTCCGCATCACCAATCTCGGCCGGGTCCGCGACAAGGAAGGCGAGCCGGACGGCTACTGGCTCGATCTGGGCGACGGCCGCTGGCTCAACGACCGGGCCGCCGCGGACGCCATCGAGGGGACCGGTATGCCGGTGGTCGACGAGGACGGGAACGAGAAGCGCCGCAAGCGGCGTGTCCTGCCCTACGTGGAGGACCGTCGCAACATCCTCGTGGTCACCCTCGACGAGCCGCAGCCCGAGCCGGTGGCCCTGTCGGTCATGTACGCGTTGGAACGGGGCATCGAGGCGGCGTTCGAGCTGGAGGACTCCGAGCTCACCGCCGAGCTGCTGCCTCCGGACGACGGTCCGCGGCGGCGCATCCTCTTCATGGAGGCGACCGAGGGCGGCGCCGGTGTGCTGCGGCGCATCCAGCACGACAAGGGCGCCCTCGCGAGGGCGGCCCGGACCGCCCTGGAGATCTGCCACTTCGACCCGGTGACCGGCAAGGACGAGGCCGAGGACGAAGACGGGCATTCGACCGACGAGCAGTGCGCCCGCGGCTGCTACGTCTGTCTGCTCAGCTACGCGAACCAGACCCACCACCGTCGGCTGAGCCGGCACAGCGCCAAACCGCTGCTCATGCGGCTGGCCAGTGCCCACACCGAGCGGGAGGACCGGGGCGAGTCGCGCAGCGAGCAATTCCGCAGGCTCGCGCCGGTGGCCGACGTCTCACGCGACGCGCAGCCGTCCACGGCGCCGACGCCGACGCCGCTGGAGGCCGATCTGGGGGCACTGGTCGCCGGCGGCGACCTGCTCGGCTGGCTTCGGGCCAAGGGCTACCGGCTGCCCGACGAGGTCGAGGTCTTCGTCCCGGAGGCGGGGGCCCGCCCGGACCTCGTCTTCCGGCTGGACGGCGCCACCCTCGCCGTGTTCGTCGACGGACCCGGCCGTACGGCCGACTCGATGCGCGACATCGAGGCCGGCTACCGCCTGGAGGACGCCGGCTGGGACGTCCTGCGGTTCCCCACGGACGCGGACTGGGACGCCATCACCGGGCACAACGCCGACTATTTCCACCTCCGTTGACCTACCCTCCCCAGACCTTCCTTTCTCGACCTCTAGGAACTGAGACAACTCATGAGCCTCACGTACTCGGCCGGCTCCCTGGTCACCGCCCGTGGCCGGGAATGGGTGGTGCTGCCGGAGAGCACCGACGCCATGCTGGTGCTGCGCCCCCTGGGCGGGAGCGATGACGACATCGCGGCCGTGTTCCCGTTCGAAAAGGTGGAGCCGGCCGAGTTCGCGGCTCCGAACCCGGCCGATCTGGGCGACCAGCGAGCCGCCGGCCTGCTGCGTACGGCGCTGCGCATCGGGTTCCGTTCGGGCGCGGGCCCGTTCCGCTCGCTGGCGTCGATCGCCGTGGAACCCAGGGCGTACCAGCTCGTGCCGCTGCTCATGGCCCTGCGGCAGCGCACGGTGCGGCTGCTGATCTCAGACGACGTCGGCATCGGCAAGACGGTCGAAGCCGGCCTGATCGCCAAGGAGCTGCTCGCTCAGGGCGAGGCGAGCCGCCTCGCGGTGCTGTGCGCCCCGGCCCTCGCCGAGCAGTGGCAGTCCGAGCTGCGGGAGAAGTTCGGCATCGACGCCGAATTGATACTGGCCTCCACAGTGTCGCGCCTGGAGCGCGGTCTGGAGCTGGGCCAGTCCCTGTTCGACAAGCACCCCTACACGATCATCTCCACGGACTTCATCAAGTCGACCCGGCACCGCGAGGACTTCGTCAAGCACTGCCCCGACCTGGTCATCGTCGACGAGGCCCACTCCTGCGTGGCCGCCGACGACAACGCCCAGGGCGGTACTTCCTCCTCGGCGAACCAGCTCCGCTACGAGCTGCTGCGCCGCGTCTCCGCCTCCCCCGACCGGCACCTGCTGCTGCTGACCGCGACCCCGCACTCCGGCAAGGAGGCCGCGTTCCGCAACCTGATCGGCCTCGTGCGGCCCGAACTCGCCACGCTGGACCTGGAGTCCCCCAAGGGGCGGGCCGAACTGGCCAAGCACTTCGTGGCCCGCAAGCGCGCCGACGTCCGCAACTACCTCACCAAGGAGGACGGTCTCGCCGACGACTCCCTGGCCGAGCGGACCGCGTTCCCGTCGGACCGCTGGACGAAGGACGAGCCGTACAAGCTGACGCCCGCCTACCGGGCGCTGCTGGACGACGCCATCGCCTACGCGCGCGATCGCGTCACAGCGGCCGGGGAGCAGGGCAAGCGGGAGTCCCGGATCGCCTGGTG
Protein-coding sequences here:
- a CDS encoding protein kinase domain-containing protein encodes the protein MTLETVDTRFRITEFVGRGNMGEVHRAEDLHAAPDSPHREVAIKTVLRGRTGIAVDTSGSNTEIDRFRREVRIMRMLSHGHPNLTRLIDGGVDETPGGSGLPYLAMELLDGHPLADLIDEEPQLPVSWVCAIGAQIAAGLTAAHTAGVVHRDLKPANVMLTGDGTVKILDFGMGSIVDDPDQTRLTSTGVSVGTARYMAPEQFRAERVSGLADLYALGCILYELLIGQPPFSARTPYELSEQHQHDRPPILTLVRPDLPAELVRLVDRLLEKDSELRPENAALLRDVLVPLAFAPDDTAALLAPHWQVMDPVKRLRSLLPERAPAAPVPVPRRQPRLPETMDVFGIHSELINEYESFTKSATVIRDPRIEGFVKDDLAKKSQWPDPWLSLNPFFADGGQVTDLVRDGVLHPRCAEIFQAGKKEGARRPDGRPLTFHLHQRQAIEAAQAGDSYVLTTGTGSGKSLSYIVPIVDRVLKERETAGPQAGNRVRAIVVYPMNALANSQLMELEKYLRHGFGAGHEPVTFARYTGQESDEQRRELRKNPPDILLTNYVMLELMLTRPDDRSSLIRMADGLQFLVFDELHTYRGRQGADVAFLIRRVREACRASATLQCIGTSATMSTEGSWEDQQREVAKVAGRLFGTTLLPKRVIGETLVRATEEAPAIVPAERLRVPAAPLSYEALTKDSLARWLESRFGLEREKETGRLRRCAPGTVEAAAVDLADESGVSEEKVCEAIRTTLEAGSRAKHPVTERPLFAFRLHQFLSKGDTVYTTLQDPLSRPLTRTYQLEQPNSGGMPLFPLAFCRECGQEYLTVWRTEDQGSFRYEPRRDTSASGGRDGEGYLYLGIPGEDYEWPADPQTAVDDRRLPESWLEPDAQGATVVKKSYRPRVPKRVIVDPFGNESGDGLTAAFVPAPFLFCVHCQVSYEQTRGRDFAKLATLDQEGRSSATSLISASIVKSLRAVPEDSLGKEARKLLTFVDNRQDASLQAGHFNDFAQVTQLRGALYEAALRAGEEGLHHDDLAEAVTAVMGLSTREYTGGASLAPSMERRAAKAFRDVVGYRLYRDLERGWRITMPNLEQTGLLRIDYEDLAWIAAQPDRWESAHAELRNADPALREEVARTLLDHMRRALAIDVQYFRDDFDALQRASEERLTGPWVLSEGDRPAVGTAYPYGSRPGMERTALFLSARGKFGKYLRRNMPELRELPPEDVQGIIEDLLKVLLAAELVREVDATPERSGPAFRRAAAQKRTGYRVSAAALVWRAGNGERGAVDPLARTYSQGEGPRVNPFFRDLYQTAAAELAGLFAREHTAQVTPEDRLERERQFRSAELPLLYCSPTMELGVDISSLNAVLMRNVPPTPANYAQRSGRAGRSGQPALVATYCATGNSHDQYYFRRSEKMVAGQVTPPRLELANEDLVRSHLQGIWLAETGMKLGTAIPDVVDVAYDPDAGDRPDPQMALPLVDGICDLSLDEGARRRAATAARTVLNPLINDLAATTWWYDEWIEDRIERAPQRFDEAFNRWRELFRAAVIDQYEQNRRVVDHTLSQGEQSRARTRRREAETQTNLLLNRSSDNKSVMSDFNPYRYLASEGFLPGYSFPRLPLAAYIPRSGNRRNADGDYLQRPRFLAIREFGPGALIYHEGARYQVTRVQLPPDASGDLATAEARRCDGCGYHYAVKVGADVCDMCAEPLRSKRTGLLHLHTVYTTPRERISSDEEERRRAGFRLETSYAFQEHGARKGRLTSHVTDVEGAPVLDLDYGDSATVRITNLGRVRDKEGEPDGYWLDLGDGRWLNDRAAADAIEGTGMPVVDEDGNEKRRKRRVLPYVEDRRNILVVTLDEPQPEPVALSVMYALERGIEAAFELEDSELTAELLPPDDGPRRRILFMEATEGGAGVLRRIQHDKGALARAARTALEICHFDPVTGKDEAEDEDGHSTDEQCARGCYVCLLSYANQTHHRRLSRHSAKPLLMRLASAHTEREDRGESRSEQFRRLAPVADVSRDAQPSTAPTPTPLEADLGALVAGGDLLGWLRAKGYRLPDEVEVFVPEAGARPDLVFRLDGATLAVFVDGPGRTADSMRDIEAGYRLEDAGWDVLRFPTDADWDAITGHNADYFHLR